Proteins encoded together in one Synechococcus sp. A15-62 window:
- a CDS encoding cytochrome P450 codes for MATTPLPSTGAVSGLGETLASFTQADFAQRRFETHGDVFETKLLAQRMVFIRGERAIGDLLGQGDSLQGWWPESVRQLLGSQSLANRSGPGHKVRRRVVGQLFSSAALARYTPSIEQLVGELCQELITTNTPLPLAARMRRFAFAVIATTVLGLDGASRDALFADFEIWTRALFSIPLAIPGTPFAKAMAARQRLLKRIKGVLQAGTNQGGLDLLSGGLDEAGIPLDDDDLAEQLLLLLFAGYETTASSLSCLFRALLLNPEVESWLLDGLNDDPASAKLDATVLEVMRLTPPVGGFFRRSLAPIELAGVDVPEGSVIQVVLSPTSAGDDDDLATFRPQRHLDGSFKQTLLPFGGGERVCLGKALAELEIRLMAVGLLQAVELQLQPEQDLSLQLIPSPTPKDGLLVQAAAR; via the coding sequence ATGGCGACCACTCCCCTCCCCAGCACAGGCGCCGTGAGCGGACTGGGGGAAACCCTGGCCTCCTTCACCCAGGCGGATTTCGCCCAGCGTCGCTTCGAGACCCACGGCGATGTGTTCGAAACCAAGCTGCTGGCCCAACGGATGGTGTTCATCCGCGGCGAACGGGCCATCGGCGACCTGCTGGGGCAGGGGGATTCCCTCCAGGGCTGGTGGCCCGAAAGCGTGCGGCAACTGCTGGGCAGCCAATCGCTGGCCAACCGCAGTGGGCCAGGGCACAAAGTCCGGCGCCGGGTTGTGGGGCAACTGTTCTCCAGCGCAGCACTGGCCCGCTACACACCGTCGATCGAGCAGTTGGTGGGGGAGCTCTGCCAGGAGCTGATCACCACCAACACACCGCTGCCGCTGGCGGCACGGATGCGGCGCTTCGCCTTTGCGGTGATCGCCACCACGGTGCTGGGGCTGGATGGCGCCAGCCGTGATGCCCTGTTCGCCGACTTCGAGATCTGGACCCGGGCTCTGTTCTCAATTCCGCTGGCGATTCCCGGCACTCCCTTCGCCAAGGCGATGGCCGCACGCCAACGGCTGCTGAAGCGGATCAAGGGCGTGCTCCAGGCGGGCACCAACCAAGGCGGGCTTGATCTGCTGAGCGGCGGCTTGGATGAAGCAGGCATTCCCCTGGACGATGACGACTTAGCCGAACAGCTGCTGCTTTTGCTGTTCGCCGGCTACGAGACAACGGCCTCATCGCTGAGCTGCCTGTTCCGGGCGCTGCTGCTCAACCCGGAGGTGGAGAGCTGGTTGCTGGACGGCCTCAATGACGATCCAGCATCAGCAAAGTTGGACGCAACGGTTCTAGAGGTGATGCGGCTGACGCCACCGGTGGGAGGGTTCTTCCGGCGCAGCCTGGCGCCGATCGAGCTGGCGGGGGTAGATGTTCCCGAAGGCAGCGTGATTCAGGTGGTGCTGAGCCCGACGTCGGCCGGTGATGACGACGATCTGGCGACATTCCGGCCGCAACGCCACCTGGATGGATCGTTCAAGCAGACGCTGCTGCCCTTTGGCGGCGGAGAACGGGTCTGCCTGGGCAAGGCCCTGGCGGAATTAGAGATCCGCCTGATGGCGGTGGGGCTGCTGCAGGCGGTAGAGCTGCAGCTGCAGCCGGAGCAAGACCTATCGCTGCAGTTGATCCCCAGCCCCACCCCCAAAGATGGCCTGTTGGTTCAGGCCGCCGCGCGGTGA
- a CDS encoding phycobilisome rod-core linker polypeptide yields MPALKYKRDFTHEQRVSFAFANSVDAAKSASSNKGKAASTPAEYKQNQCAAMGIGMGPRIHEECPFSAINHTYASTGSQALEAAITAGYKQVFGNIGISDNQRLVSLEAFLCDGRINVQGFMAGLVKSELYKQKFFHAVSPMRGIELTTKHLLGRPPINQKEVSAGIQLIAAEGFDAFVDSLVRSEEYLETFGTDTVPYLRGFKSEARASCSTFVGMAEITPANASSENAMYTGPSLVKRFSMDLNSFAAAAVYSDDSDRGGFSYTNAVSNPRNAAYRRMYGGKFNYGRF; encoded by the coding sequence ATGCCAGCCCTGAAGTACAAGCGGGATTTCACCCACGAACAGCGGGTGTCATTCGCATTTGCGAACTCCGTGGATGCAGCCAAAAGTGCCAGCTCCAACAAGGGCAAGGCGGCATCTACACCTGCTGAGTACAAGCAAAACCAGTGCGCCGCTATGGGCATTGGTATGGGCCCCCGGATCCATGAGGAGTGCCCCTTCTCGGCGATCAACCACACCTATGCCTCAACGGGCAGCCAGGCTCTGGAAGCTGCCATCACCGCTGGCTACAAGCAGGTGTTTGGCAACATCGGTATCTCCGACAACCAGCGTCTCGTCTCACTGGAGGCTTTCCTCTGTGACGGCCGCATCAACGTGCAGGGCTTCATGGCAGGCCTGGTGAAATCCGAGCTTTACAAGCAGAAGTTTTTCCACGCCGTGTCTCCCATGCGCGGCATCGAGCTCACCACCAAGCACCTGCTGGGTCGCCCTCCGATCAATCAGAAGGAAGTGAGTGCAGGCATTCAGCTGATCGCTGCAGAGGGTTTCGACGCTTTCGTTGACAGTCTCGTTCGTTCGGAGGAGTACCTCGAAACCTTCGGAACCGACACGGTTCCCTATCTGCGTGGCTTCAAGTCGGAAGCACGGGCTTCCTGCTCCACCTTTGTTGGCATGGCCGAAATCACTCCGGCTAATGCCAGCTCTGAAAACGCCATGTACACCGGCCCTTCCCTGGTGAAGCGTTTCAGCATGGATCTCAATTCCTTCGCTGCTGCTGCTGTTTATTCAGATGACAGCGATCGTGGTGGCTTCTCCTACACGAACGCCGTCAGCAACCCCCGCAACGCTGCTTACCGCCGCATGTATGGCGGCAAGTTCAACTACGGCCGCTTCTGA
- a CDS encoding response regulator transcription factor gives MALQLSHPNAAKRGASEQPGMELRLESRALHEAVEATAQFFKTQRVVACCGDRLTLACLCLAEPIRRAVVGAATTEDEGFELVLRHKPSLLICSSDLETGYGMNLLRRVKQELPTCQLLIVLVRETQAVVQEAMQAYADAVIFKSSLGTGKGDFVQALQTLSEGGVYLPEEIRQLGAAEAPNPNLPPLIEELTERELEVVAGVARGLTNQGIGSSLGISVETVKTHVVIAKDKLGAADRTQLAVMALLYGLIDPLG, from the coding sequence ATGGCTCTGCAGCTGAGCCATCCAAACGCCGCTAAAAGAGGGGCATCCGAACAGCCTGGGATGGAGCTGCGGCTCGAGTCTCGCGCTTTGCACGAAGCCGTCGAAGCAACGGCGCAGTTTTTCAAGACCCAGCGGGTGGTGGCCTGCTGCGGTGATCGCCTCACCCTGGCCTGCCTCTGTCTGGCCGAGCCGATCCGCCGTGCCGTGGTGGGTGCCGCGACCACTGAAGACGAAGGCTTTGAACTGGTGCTGCGCCACAAGCCGAGCCTGCTGATCTGCAGCTCGGATCTGGAAACCGGCTACGGCATGAATCTGCTGCGGCGGGTGAAGCAGGAGCTGCCCACCTGTCAGCTGTTGATCGTGCTGGTGCGCGAAACCCAGGCCGTGGTGCAGGAGGCGATGCAGGCCTATGCCGATGCGGTGATCTTCAAATCAAGCCTCGGCACCGGCAAGGGCGATTTCGTTCAAGCCCTTCAAACCCTTTCCGAAGGCGGTGTGTATCTCCCTGAGGAGATTCGCCAGCTCGGTGCGGCCGAAGCACCGAACCCGAACCTGCCGCCGTTGATTGAGGAGCTCACCGAGCGGGAACTGGAGGTGGTGGCTGGCGTCGCCCGCGGCCTCACCAACCAGGGCATCGGCAGCAGCCTTGGCATCTCGGTGGAAACGGTGAAGACCCACGTGGTAATTGCCAAAGACAAGTTGGGTGCCGCGGATCGCACCCAGCTGGCGGTGATGGCGTTGCTCTACGGCCTGATCGATCCCCTCGGCTGA
- a CDS encoding LOG family protein — translation MTQFPNTASPEQANLDAILHSPTYRIAHEDQDLLNSNDMRGVRMLLEITKPDLHLETAGIESTIIVFGGARIVDNDTAAAKLAQAEQRLSETPGSPVLKRHVVHAQQLVELSRFYDAAREFASLASRHGQANKGEIHGCSSHVIVTGGGPGIMEAANRGAFEAGCRSIGLNITLPFEQHPNPYITPDLCFKFNYFSLRKFHFVMRSIGAILFPGGFGTLDELFELLTLRQVGTKGNMPIVLFGTEFWRRLVDFDYLAEMGLISDDDLDLIHFSDSAQEAWDFIRSRTQADPQAS, via the coding sequence ATGACCCAATTCCCAAATACTGCATCGCCTGAGCAAGCCAACCTGGATGCAATTCTGCATTCCCCCACTTACAGAATTGCCCACGAAGATCAAGACCTTCTGAACAGCAACGACATGCGTGGTGTGCGCATGCTGCTTGAAATCACCAAGCCGGATCTGCATCTGGAAACAGCCGGGATTGAATCGACGATCATTGTTTTTGGTGGCGCCAGGATTGTCGACAACGACACCGCAGCAGCGAAGCTGGCGCAAGCTGAGCAACGGCTCAGTGAAACTCCAGGCTCACCGGTGTTGAAGCGGCACGTCGTCCATGCGCAACAGCTCGTGGAGTTGTCTCGTTTTTACGATGCAGCTCGGGAATTCGCCTCATTGGCATCCCGGCACGGGCAGGCCAATAAGGGGGAAATCCATGGATGCTCATCCCATGTGATCGTGACCGGTGGAGGGCCGGGAATTATGGAAGCCGCCAACCGGGGCGCCTTTGAGGCCGGCTGCCGCTCGATTGGGCTGAATATCACGCTCCCGTTTGAACAACATCCCAATCCCTACATCACCCCCGATCTCTGCTTCAAGTTCAACTACTTCTCACTGCGCAAATTCCATTTTGTGATGCGCTCGATTGGCGCCATCCTCTTCCCAGGTGGTTTTGGCACGCTTGATGAACTGTTTGAGCTGCTCACCCTGCGGCAAGTGGGCACCAAAGGCAACATGCCCATTGTTCTGTTTGGAACAGAGTTCTGGCGAAGGCTGGTGGATTTCGACTACCTCGCCGAGATGGGCTTGATTTCAGATGACGACCTCGATCTGATTCATTTCTCAGACTCAGCGCAAGAGGCCTGGGATTTCATCCGCAGCCGAACGCAGGCCGACCCCCAGGCGAGCTGA
- a CDS encoding PhoH family protein yields the protein MKDKIVVLDTNVLLHDPEAPHRFGDLRVVIPMQVVEEIDRFKKDHSEKGRNARRISRLLDSYRARGSLADGVPIEGTNHGMLQVIFCQAQALQDLPAELQGGGGDNNILAVALEQMRCSGLKQAPEVVLISKDINLRIKADAVGLQAEDYVNDNVSIDDLYAGFRELSTDAETIQTLHDEDQLPLEAVADREGQHLQANEAVVLVDQHNDSHTLLGRHQGNSNIIKPLHWLNRAHLGRIKARNREQSFALDLLLDPSVALVTLVGKAGTGKTLLAIAAGLHQVADTHHYARLLVTRPPISLGKDIGYLPGTLEEKLGPWMKPIIDNIDFITGSSPGEEAEQTKKQRHREPRNAWADLQGMGLLEVEAINTIRGRSIPHQFLVVDEAQNLTPLEVKTIVTRVGEGTKVVFTGDPYQIDNPYVDAESNGLTWLVEKLKGQPLVGHMTLTKGERSELAELAANIL from the coding sequence ATGAAAGACAAAATTGTCGTTCTCGACACGAATGTGCTGCTCCACGATCCTGAGGCTCCGCATCGCTTTGGTGATCTAAGGGTTGTGATCCCCATGCAAGTGGTTGAAGAAATCGATCGCTTCAAGAAAGATCACTCTGAAAAAGGCCGAAATGCCCGGCGGATTTCAAGGCTCCTGGATTCCTATCGAGCCCGCGGAAGCCTTGCCGATGGCGTCCCGATTGAGGGAACGAACCACGGCATGCTGCAGGTGATTTTCTGTCAGGCCCAAGCCCTTCAAGACTTACCGGCAGAGTTGCAGGGGGGCGGTGGTGACAACAACATCCTCGCCGTGGCCTTGGAGCAGATGCGATGCAGCGGGCTGAAACAGGCGCCCGAGGTTGTGTTGATCAGCAAAGACATCAACCTGCGAATCAAGGCTGATGCGGTGGGCCTGCAAGCCGAGGACTACGTCAACGACAACGTCTCGATCGACGATCTCTACGCAGGCTTCCGTGAACTCAGCACCGATGCGGAGACGATTCAGACCCTGCATGACGAGGATCAACTCCCTTTGGAAGCTGTCGCCGATCGCGAGGGGCAGCATCTTCAGGCCAATGAAGCTGTGGTGCTGGTGGATCAGCACAACGACAGCCACACCCTGCTGGGCCGGCATCAAGGCAACAGCAACATCATCAAGCCGCTGCACTGGCTGAATCGCGCCCATTTGGGCCGCATCAAAGCGCGAAACCGCGAGCAAAGCTTCGCGCTGGATCTGCTGCTCGATCCATCCGTCGCTCTGGTGACTTTGGTGGGCAAGGCCGGCACAGGCAAAACGTTGCTGGCCATCGCCGCGGGTTTGCACCAGGTGGCTGACACCCATCACTACGCTCGCCTGTTGGTGACGCGCCCGCCGATCTCCCTCGGCAAAGACATTGGCTACCTGCCCGGCACGCTTGAGGAGAAACTCGGCCCCTGGATGAAGCCGATCATCGACAACATCGATTTCATCACCGGTTCGTCTCCCGGCGAGGAGGCTGAGCAGACGAAAAAACAGCGGCACCGCGAACCACGCAATGCCTGGGCCGACCTGCAAGGCATGGGCTTGCTTGAGGTTGAAGCGATCAACACCATCCGCGGCCGATCAATTCCCCATCAGTTCCTGGTGGTGGATGAGGCGCAAAACCTCACACCCCTGGAAGTGAAGACGATCGTGACGCGGGTGGGTGAAGGAACCAAGGTTGTCTTCACCGGTGACCCATATCAAATCGACAATCCCTATGTGGATGCCGAAAGCAACGGGCTCACCTGGCTGGTGGAAAAGCTCAAAGGTCAGCCCCTGGTAGGCCACATGACCCTCACCAAAGGAGAGCGCAGTGAACTGGCTGAACTGGCGGCCAACATCCTCTGA
- a CDS encoding DUF3104 domain-containing protein: MAVDHGSGVSAPTSDPVFLHVKSGMTVIVTDTDGAWRMADVMWVDGGARNPNTPTLFQVADVDTGVINWVNADFVTHIVPRV, encoded by the coding sequence ATGGCGGTTGATCATGGGAGCGGCGTTTCGGCGCCCACGTCGGATCCGGTCTTTCTGCATGTCAAGTCGGGAATGACCGTGATCGTCACTGACACGGATGGGGCTTGGCGGATGGCCGATGTGATGTGGGTCGATGGCGGTGCCAGGAACCCCAATACTCCAACGTTGTTCCAAGTGGCCGATGTCGACACCGGCGTTATCAACTGGGTCAACGCCGATTTTGTGACCCACATCGTTCCAAGGGTCTGA
- a CDS encoding putative quinol monooxygenase: MANFDNSTPFMLLARIHVKPGCVDQYLELARVTDEAVQASEPGMIHHTFDQDPNDPQAFVWSEVYANDEAFSAHVSNPPVQEYLQKHAELGDGFSVEVYGTVGDDCRQLMESFGLPLKIFETKLGYSRV; the protein is encoded by the coding sequence ATGGCCAACTTCGACAACTCCACACCGTTCATGTTGCTGGCGCGAATCCACGTCAAGCCCGGTTGTGTCGACCAGTACCTGGAGCTCGCCCGTGTCACCGACGAAGCCGTTCAGGCTTCTGAGCCAGGCATGATTCATCACACCTTTGATCAGGACCCAAACGATCCCCAGGCGTTCGTTTGGTCAGAGGTCTACGCCAACGACGAGGCGTTCAGCGCCCATGTGTCTAACCCTCCCGTTCAGGAGTATCTGCAAAAGCATGCGGAGCTTGGCGATGGTTTCAGCGTTGAGGTCTACGGCACGGTCGGCGATGACTGCCGGCAGCTGATGGAGTCGTTTGGGCTTCCACTCAAGATCTTCGAAACCAAGCTCGGATACAGCAGGGTCTGA
- a CDS encoding DUF1651 domain-containing protein: protein MPSPHPLPRHRATHEPPEQPSGEGWLVSAEQQKVVQFKPDASTAHAQWVVVRSYSWIPPNPPVPQTRRRMLRHNAIEAWNTMLKTGWRRCSPPVR, encoded by the coding sequence TTGCCGTCGCCCCACCCTTTGCCCCGTCACCGCGCCACGCACGAACCGCCGGAACAGCCAAGCGGAGAGGGCTGGCTGGTGAGCGCCGAGCAGCAGAAGGTGGTGCAGTTCAAGCCAGATGCATCCACCGCCCATGCTCAGTGGGTGGTGGTACGCAGCTACAGCTGGATTCCACCCAATCCACCGGTGCCCCAAACCCGGCGACGGATGCTGCGTCACAACGCCATCGAAGCCTGGAACACGATGCTCAAAACGGGCTGGCGGCGCTGTTCACCACCGGTGCGCTGA
- a CDS encoding gamma-glutamyltransferase family protein, with translation MLHKLKALLLALSLWSPLSAAAAPISRDDPESTDPGRKGISTARGSAVVVTANPLASTAALAALKNGGSAIDALVTAQAVLAVVEPQSSGLAGGGFLLHWQSKQRQLSVLDGREVAPERSRPGDLLDSAGDPLPWRQATSQANAMGIPGTVALLWEAHQNHGRLPWAQALQPAIRLASDGFLPSPRLLRSIRLVQRFGVAHSPEFQALYLPGGQPPAADQPFRNPSLVRTLRLLAREGGPAFYQGPLAQQILGEVNALRASEPNFRGWSSADLSSYAVMRRNPLCSQQLQHRICTMPPPSSGGLALLQTLALLNQTSNLTSSSAAEPQVWRQLARAQAWADADRLYWVHDPIDGAVPSAALLDPAYINSRTRAMQRANGERPTPGLPPGIDRYPYGRPNRGIEQGTSQITIVDASGNIASYTSSVETIFGSRHLVGGMVMNNQLTDFAFKPSLGGKPVANRRLPGRRPMSSMAPTVVFRNGEPVLALGSPGGRSIPHLLSRVLLASLVWNEPPARAVGLPHLSRRGTTLVLESDPPLSWPFPLQQLTSEASPRRQSIGSGTALLQKIGAGWQGAADPRREGTALALP, from the coding sequence GTGCTCCACAAGCTCAAAGCGTTGCTGCTGGCGCTGAGCCTGTGGAGCCCCCTCTCCGCAGCGGCAGCCCCGATCAGCCGCGACGATCCGGAATCCACCGACCCCGGCCGCAAGGGCATCTCAACCGCCCGCGGATCCGCCGTGGTGGTCACCGCAAATCCTCTTGCCAGCACGGCAGCACTGGCTGCGTTGAAGAACGGCGGCAGCGCCATCGATGCGCTGGTCACAGCCCAGGCGGTGCTGGCGGTGGTGGAACCCCAGAGCTCCGGCCTGGCAGGTGGCGGTTTTCTGCTGCACTGGCAGTCCAAACAACGTCAGCTTTCAGTGCTGGATGGCCGTGAAGTTGCCCCCGAACGCAGCCGCCCGGGCGACCTGCTCGACAGCGCGGGGGATCCCCTCCCCTGGCGACAGGCCACCAGCCAAGCCAACGCCATGGGCATTCCCGGCACCGTGGCCCTGCTCTGGGAGGCCCATCAAAACCACGGCCGTTTGCCCTGGGCACAAGCCCTACAACCGGCGATCCGCCTGGCCAGCGATGGCTTTCTGCCGAGCCCGCGGCTGTTGCGCTCCATTCGCCTGGTCCAGCGTTTCGGCGTGGCCCACAGTCCTGAGTTTCAAGCGCTTTACCTGCCCGGCGGCCAGCCACCAGCAGCGGATCAACCCTTCCGCAACCCTTCCCTGGTACGCACCCTGAGGCTGCTGGCCAGGGAAGGGGGACCAGCCTTTTATCAAGGGCCTCTGGCGCAGCAGATCCTGGGAGAGGTCAATGCCCTGCGGGCCAGCGAGCCGAACTTCCGCGGCTGGAGCTCCGCCGATCTGAGCAGCTATGCCGTAATGCGGCGCAACCCCCTCTGCAGCCAGCAGCTGCAGCACCGGATCTGCACAATGCCGCCCCCCAGCAGCGGTGGCTTGGCGCTGCTGCAAACCCTGGCGCTGCTGAACCAGACCAGCAACCTGACCAGCTCCAGCGCAGCTGAGCCGCAGGTGTGGCGGCAGCTGGCCCGAGCCCAGGCCTGGGCTGATGCCGACCGCCTCTACTGGGTGCACGACCCCATCGATGGAGCAGTGCCCAGCGCAGCCCTGCTGGATCCGGCCTACATCAACAGCCGGACCAGAGCCATGCAGCGCGCCAACGGCGAAAGGCCAACGCCAGGGCTACCACCAGGCATCGATCGTTATCCCTACGGCCGGCCGAATCGGGGCATCGAACAGGGCACCAGCCAGATCACCATCGTGGATGCCAGCGGCAACATCGCCTCCTACACCTCATCGGTGGAGACGATTTTTGGGAGTCGGCACCTGGTGGGAGGCATGGTGATGAACAATCAGCTCACCGATTTCGCCTTCAAGCCCAGCCTTGGCGGCAAACCGGTCGCCAACCGCCGGCTGCCTGGACGGCGGCCGATGTCATCCATGGCGCCGACAGTGGTGTTCCGCAACGGTGAGCCAGTGCTGGCCCTCGGCAGCCCCGGCGGCCGCAGCATTCCGCATCTACTCAGCCGGGTGCTGCTGGCGTCATTGGTCTGGAACGAACCGCCGGCACGGGCGGTGGGGCTGCCCCATCTCTCACGCCGGGGCACAACACTGGTGCTGGAAAGCGATCCGCCGCTGTCCTGGCCGTTTCCGCTGCAACAGCTCACAAGCGAAGCAAGCCCGCGGCGTCAGAGCATCGGCAGCGGCACTGCTCTGCTGCAAAAAATCGGTGCTGGCTGGCAGGGAGCCGCTGATCCGCGCCGCGAAGGAACGGCCCTGGCCTTGCCCTGA
- a CDS encoding DoxX family protein: MTASKLFDFLGRVLMAAVFVNALPAKFSNFAETAGFIASKGIPEPLASVLLVAAIVVLIAGSILLVFGSNTVLGASLLLLFLVPTTLIFHTFPVDSGFAMNLALIGALILAITRAWGNSVPSFTNLRSKG; encoded by the coding sequence ATGACTGCGTCGAAGCTGTTCGATTTCCTTGGCCGGGTGCTGATGGCGGCCGTGTTTGTGAATGCCCTGCCGGCCAAGTTCTCCAACTTTGCTGAAACCGCCGGCTTCATCGCCTCCAAGGGCATCCCCGAACCCCTGGCTTCTGTGTTGTTGGTGGCGGCGATTGTGGTGCTGATCGCCGGATCGATCCTGCTGGTGTTCGGAAGCAACACGGTGCTGGGGGCCTCGCTGCTGTTGCTCTTCCTGGTGCCCACCACGCTGATCTTCCACACCTTCCCGGTGGACAGCGGCTTTGCGATGAACCTGGCCCTGATCGGGGCGTTGATCCTGGCCATCACCCGTGCCTGGGGCAATAGTGTTCCTAGCTTCACGAACCTGCGCTCCAAGGGTTGA
- a CDS encoding GNAT family N-acetyltransferase yields the protein MLEIRPFTPADLEVVTALAREQDFAPGIGDIEIYANTDRQGVWLAWHDNTPVGCIAAVTYNPDYAFIGLFVVKPEHRGQGIGRRLWHHALKTLRGVQCIGLEAAVQMVGFYERAGFQKDCITTRRQMLFRSEASLDASPSQRSDVAVVPLREVSLEAIQRYDERHEISPRPHFLELWLRHRAGDVFAARDAEGECHGYVRIRPCLLPIGEGWRVGPWLAEDPGMASLLLNNALDHHNGVVLIDTPGHNPSAKTILSARGFKPMTSTVRMYRGVIPRGHDRNVYGLACLELG from the coding sequence ATGCTGGAAATCAGACCCTTCACCCCCGCCGACCTCGAGGTGGTCACTGCCCTGGCCCGTGAGCAGGATTTCGCCCCAGGAATCGGCGACATCGAGATCTACGCCAACACTGATCGCCAGGGGGTCTGGCTCGCTTGGCACGACAACACACCGGTGGGCTGCATCGCGGCGGTCACCTACAACCCCGACTACGCCTTCATCGGTCTGTTCGTGGTGAAGCCGGAGCATCGGGGGCAGGGGATCGGCCGTCGGCTCTGGCACCACGCCTTAAAAACCCTCCGCGGCGTGCAGTGCATCGGCCTAGAGGCCGCGGTGCAGATGGTGGGCTTCTACGAACGAGCTGGATTTCAGAAGGACTGCATCACCACACGCCGGCAGATGCTGTTCCGCAGCGAGGCATCACTCGACGCAAGCCCGAGCCAGCGCAGCGACGTTGCCGTCGTGCCTTTGCGCGAGGTGTCGCTGGAGGCAATTCAGCGCTACGACGAACGCCATGAGATCAGTCCAAGACCTCACTTCCTTGAACTATGGCTCCGCCACAGAGCCGGAGATGTATTCGCGGCGAGGGATGCCGAGGGTGAATGCCATGGCTATGTGCGCATTCGGCCTTGCCTGCTGCCGATCGGCGAGGGATGGCGGGTGGGTCCCTGGCTTGCCGAAGACCCCGGCATGGCGTCGCTTTTGCTGAACAACGCCCTGGACCACCACAACGGTGTCGTGCTGATCGACACCCCCGGCCACAACCCGAGCGCCAAAACCATCCTCAGCGCCCGGGGCTTCAAACCGATGACGTCAACGGTGCGGATGTACAGGGGCGTGATCCCCAGGGGGCACGACCGCAACGTTTACGGCCTGGCCTGCCTCGAGCTGGGTTGA